From the genome of Sphingobacteriales bacterium:
ATTTTCAGGGAGTTTTTTTTATCATATCATTGCTTCTGCCTTAATTTTGCTTCATCAAACATTCAGTTTTTAAGATGAGTGAACACAACGAAGTCAGGCATGAAGGAGTCATCACTTCCATTGATGGCGATATGGCTCAGGTAACCATTTTAGTAAAATCAGCCTGTGCAGAATGTCATATCAAGGGGGCATGCAGCCTGTCTGA
Proteins encoded in this window:
- a CDS encoding SoxR reducing system RseC family protein, with the protein product MSEHNEVRHEGVITSIDGDMAQVTILVKSACAECHIKGACSLS